A section of the Burkholderia mallei ATCC 23344 genome encodes:
- a CDS encoding DNA gyrase inhibitor YacG, translating to MVTVVKCPSCGKEVRWTPENRFRPFCSARCKQLDLGAWAAEKYRIGGTDDAAPSEDDAADREGGGRG from the coding sequence ATGGTTACCGTCGTGAAATGCCCGTCCTGCGGCAAGGAAGTGCGCTGGACGCCCGAAAACCGTTTTCGCCCATTCTGTTCCGCCCGCTGCAAACAGCTCGATCTCGGCGCTTGGGCAGCCGAGAAATACCGGATCGGCGGAACGGACGACGCAGCGCCGTCCGAAGACGACGCCGCCGATCGCGAAGGCGGCGGCCGCGGCTGA
- the zapD gene encoding cell division protein ZapD, translated as MILYEYPFNERIRTLLRLEDLFERFTFFVAQEDAREHHVALTTLFEISEVAGRADLKSDLMKELERQRQTLAPFRGNPGIEQNALEAVLGEIEQTLANLAQMQGKTGQHLIDNEWLASIRSRAVIPGGTCKFDLPSYYAWQQWPAEQRRHDIAKWAMPLLPLRDAAMIVLRLARESGQASKVMAMQGSYQQMLSGRTYQLMQVRVPPELRVIPEASANKYMLWVRFTAQDGDVRPRAVDIDVPFQLTLCNL; from the coding sequence TTGATTCTTTACGAGTATCCGTTCAACGAGCGAATCCGCACGCTGTTGCGTCTCGAAGATTTGTTCGAACGCTTCACGTTCTTCGTGGCTCAAGAGGACGCGAGAGAGCATCATGTCGCGCTGACGACGCTGTTCGAGATCTCCGAAGTCGCGGGCCGCGCAGATCTGAAATCGGATCTGATGAAAGAGCTTGAGCGCCAGCGCCAGACACTCGCGCCGTTTCGCGGCAACCCCGGCATCGAGCAGAACGCGCTCGAGGCGGTGCTCGGCGAAATCGAGCAGACGCTCGCGAACCTCGCGCAAATGCAAGGCAAGACCGGTCAGCATCTGATCGACAACGAGTGGCTCGCGAGCATCCGCAGCCGCGCCGTCATTCCCGGCGGCACGTGCAAGTTCGATCTCCCGTCGTACTACGCATGGCAGCAGTGGCCGGCCGAACAGCGCCGCCACGACATCGCGAAGTGGGCGATGCCGCTCCTGCCGCTGCGCGACGCGGCGATGATCGTGCTGCGCCTCGCGCGAGAATCCGGGCAAGCATCGAAGGTAATGGCGATGCAGGGCAGCTATCAGCAGATGCTGTCCGGCCGCACGTACCAGTTGATGCAGGTGCGCGTGCCGCCCGAGTTGCGCGTGATTCCCGAAGCGAGCGCGAACAAGTACATGCTGTGGGTGCGCTTCACCGCGCAGGACGGCGACGTGCGGCCGCGTGCGGTCGACATCGACGTGCCGTTCCAGCTCACGCTCTGCAATCTGTAA
- the coaE gene encoding dephospho-CoA kinase (Dephospho-CoA kinase (CoaE) performs the final step in coenzyme A biosynthesis.) has protein sequence MFSVGLTGGIGSGKTTVADLFGKLGATIVDTDLIAHRITAPQGLAMPLIAREFGAEFVAADGSLDRAKMRALVFSDESARKRLEAITHPLIREETEREARTAQGAYVVFVVPLLVESGTWKTRVDRVLVVDCDVETQIARVTARNGFTRAQVEAIVARQASRDARLAAADDVIANDNASVAELAAEVAALHQRYLECAAAARN, from the coding sequence ATGTTCTCGGTGGGATTGACGGGCGGCATCGGTAGCGGCAAGACGACCGTGGCCGATTTGTTCGGTAAGCTCGGCGCGACGATCGTCGATACCGATCTGATCGCGCACCGCATCACCGCGCCGCAAGGCCTCGCGATGCCGCTCATCGCGCGCGAGTTCGGCGCGGAATTCGTCGCGGCCGACGGCTCGCTCGATCGCGCGAAGATGCGCGCGCTGGTCTTCAGCGACGAATCCGCGCGCAAACGGCTCGAAGCGATCACGCATCCGCTGATCCGCGAAGAAACCGAGCGCGAAGCGCGTACGGCCCAAGGCGCATACGTCGTATTCGTCGTGCCGCTGCTCGTCGAATCGGGCACATGGAAGACGCGCGTCGACCGCGTGCTCGTCGTCGACTGCGACGTCGAGACGCAAATCGCACGCGTGACGGCCCGCAACGGCTTCACCCGCGCGCAGGTGGAGGCGATCGTCGCGCGGCAGGCGTCGCGCGACGCGCGTCTCGCCGCCGCCGACGACGTGATCGCCAACGACAATGCGTCCGTCGCCGAGCTCGCCGCCGAAGTCGCCGCACTGCACCAACGCTATCTTGAATGCGCGGCCGCCGCGCGGAATTGA
- a CDS encoding NUDIX domain-containing protein, translating to MSGEVTNAAAPAATGRKVTEVAVGVLVRPDGRYLLAQRLIGKPYEGYWEFPGGKLEAGESVEAALARELHEELGIAVTECHRWHTLEHDYPHAYVRLYFCKVTGWTGEPHSREGQAFVWQHLPVDVAPLLPAALPVLELLAREQGDAQQ from the coding sequence CACGGGCCGCAAGGTGACCGAGGTGGCGGTCGGTGTGCTGGTGCGGCCTGACGGCCGGTACCTGCTCGCGCAGCGGTTGATCGGCAAGCCTTACGAAGGGTACTGGGAATTTCCGGGGGGCAAGCTCGAGGCGGGCGAGAGCGTCGAGGCGGCGCTCGCTCGCGAACTGCACGAGGAACTGGGTATCGCCGTGACCGAATGCCATCGCTGGCACACGCTCGAGCACGACTATCCGCACGCATACGTCCGTCTGTACTTCTGCAAGGTGACGGGGTGGACAGGCGAGCCGCACAGCCGGGAGGGGCAGGCGTTCGTCTGGCAGCATTTGCCGGTCGACGTCGCACCGCTGCTGCCCGCCGCACTGCCCGTGCTCGAGTTGCTCGCGCGCGAGCAGGGCGACGCGCAGCAATAA